GCCATAGAAGGCGTAGTGGGCGCGCAGGTGTTCGTCCATCAGCTTGCGCACCTCGAGCACCAGCGGCGGCGGCATGTGGGTGCCCGTTCGCAGGTAATGTTCTATCTCGCGGAAGATCCATGGCCGGCCCTGGGCGGCGCGGCCGACCATCACGGCATCCGCGCCCGTCCGGTCGAGCACGAAGCGGGCTTTTTCGGGCGTGGTGATGTCGCCGTTGGCCACCACCGGGATCTTCACGGCGGCCTTGACGGCGGCGATGGTGTCGTACTCCGCGTCGCCGGTGTAACCGTCGGCCCGGGTGCGGCCATGCAGGGTGAGCATCTGGATGCCGGCGTCTTCGGCGATGCGGGCGATATTCAATGCATTCTTGTTCGCGCGATCCCAGCCGGTGCGAAATTTCAGCGTGACGGGCACCGGTACCGCTCCCACCACGGCATGCAGGATCTTTTCCACCAGGTCTTCGAACTGCAGCAGCGCCGAGCCGCACCAGTTGTTGCACACCTTCTTCACGGGACAACCCATGTTGATGTCGATGATCTGGGCGCCTTTGTCCACGTTGAAGCGGGCGCAATCGGCCAGTTCCTGCGGATCGGAACCGGCGATCTGCACCGCTTTCGGCTCCATCTCGCCGGTATGGTCGGTGCGGCGCGAGCTCTTTTCGCTGGCCCACACGCGCGGATTGGCCGCCGCCATTTCGGAGACGGCATAGCCGGCCCCCAGTTCCTTGCAGAGTTGCCGGAACGGCCGGTCGGTAACGCCCGCCATCGGGGCGACGAACACGTTATTGCGCAACTGATAAGGACCGATTTGCACTGGGGTATCAAATGAGAATTGCCGGAGGAACCTGCAATTCTAACCCAAGCACTGCTCATTTAATACGCACGAATTTGTATTAAACAGGTGGGTGTGCAGCTTTCCGGTTATGAAACAATGAGTTATACAAGGAAATTTTTCGGACGGGCGTGCGCGCCAAGCAGGTATTTTTCCCCGGTTGACATAAAACAAACGCTACGG
Above is a window of Pseudoduganella dura DNA encoding:
- the dusB gene encoding tRNA dihydrouridine synthase DusB, with protein sequence MQIGPYQLRNNVFVAPMAGVTDRPFRQLCKELGAGYAVSEMAAANPRVWASEKSSRRTDHTGEMEPKAVQIAGSDPQELADCARFNVDKGAQIIDINMGCPVKKVCNNWCGSALLQFEDLVEKILHAVVGAVPVPVTLKFRTGWDRANKNALNIARIAEDAGIQMLTLHGRTRADGYTGDAEYDTIAAVKAAVKIPVVANGDITTPEKARFVLDRTGADAVMVGRAAQGRPWIFREIEHYLRTGTHMPPPLVLEVRKLMDEHLRAHYAFYGEYLGVRTARKHIGWYVRDLPGGEDFRQEMNRLESTVEQLRAVDSFFESQWKHGERLQYRLAEDMLAA